In Enoplosus armatus isolate fEnoArm2 chromosome 16, fEnoArm2.hap1, whole genome shotgun sequence, the genomic window tttttggtctCCTTGTAGCACTCAATATAATGTCAGGGGACTTAAAACTATGTAGAGAATGTGTCATTGTTGAGTTTTTATGACAAGCTTCCTCACTGGAGGAACACTGctaatgtctcttttttttttttttttttttttaaattggcttCTTGCacaattttacaaataaaatgaatgttggTGTGTGAGCTTTGACTTTTCGATCAGAAAAAAAGGCATGTGTGCTCTTTGTTTCTTGATGTTTGTACTTTCATTTTGCAAAAAGGATGTGTTTTTGGCACTTTGTCGTGTTTTAAAAGTGAACAGAATTCGATCAGgattcctatttttttttcattcttttttttttgtatgacgTCGTCAATGTCCATAGCGCTGGATAACCAACtcaggcagaaagaaaaaaaaaacttgtagaGGCCCACTTAACAGTTTAGTTTCACCCCAATCAATTTACATAGTGGGCTGTTTCATATGGGTTATAAGATATGTAAATTTATTACATATAATTTGATATGATTAACAAATGTCATTATTGACAATTAactatgaattattattatgatattatgtGTATTATGCTGGAGATGGCTTGGATTACTCTTCAGTGTACTGAACGTCtttgttctgcctctctgtgcAAGGCGACAAACACTTCAGCAGGGGACAGGCTGTACGGctcgtgacctctgaccctgccCACTGCCACGGAGGGGGTGGAGCTTATCTGTCAGCTGTGGCTCATTTGATTCCTCCCCCTGTTATGAACACTCAGCCCCGAGGCTAGCAACCAGTCTGTGTAGATGTCTCTCTGCTAACCGGTGACACCAAGTACAGAACTGAAACTTTTTGGCCCATGAGACGGTGGCAGAGAAGCGGACATCAGCACAGGCCGGCACGGACAGTCTGGCCTGCAGAGGGCCGCAGCAGCAGTTCCCAGCCAACTTGTTTGTACTATATTGTACTCACTAAGTCCCTGTGTTTCACCTCCCCTTTCCTCTATAGCAATGGAGAAACCCTGTTGGTGTATGTATTTGACATCTGTACAAATGCACctctttgaaaaagaaaatgaaaccttGACATATCTGGAATAAATGGGCGgcttgtgtctttatttttacactaacacacacaaacactgccttTAAAACCTTATCTGTCATTAGCTGTTTGTCCTCCATTGATTGGGCTTAGTGCCGAAACTGAGCAGAAAACAGCCCCCTCTGGTGTACGATACAGTGCCTGACATCCCCACTACCTACAACGGTTAAGATACCAATTCttgtgaaatgtcaaacatctcTCACAGGAGTTCTGTGTTGCACTTCAAATAATCCCCCTGATCCGGTTGTCTTTGACAGTTTTGCTCTGCTGTCCACTCATgtttgtcacacaaacaaaaacagaagaaatagaGAATACACTCTACTGTACCAGCAACCCCTATGACAGaagatatttattatttatttgatgttatttattatttattttatgcatGTCAACATGCCTACATCATGGCTTGTTATAAtacacaccaccacctctcacTGAAAGTAAGTGGCAGCAGTGTCAATGCTGGCTATCAAAAACATGTTGGAAAGGAATTGCCTTGACTTTAAGTGCATTGTCCCAAAAtcctgacatttaaaaatgttttaatagaaAACCTCGAAAACCAACAAAACCGCGGTATCTTGTCCAGAAAGAGGAATCACACTGCTCATTCTCTGATCACAGTGAGACGTGAGAAGTGCtgctttttcagtattttaaaattgaattttcATTTAATAGTGTTTAATTCTGTCATTGCTTTACATGGCTTTTCCCTGAATTACCTTGCTTAAAGTACAAGAGGACAACTTTTCAATGCAGTAGAAGCCACAGACATTAAGATGCCCTTGATTTAAAACGACAGGCACAGTGGAATCAATGAAAGAAGACTTCCATGTGTTTTACATGCACAGCAGGGTAAATCAAGTGTATCTCaaatatgtcaaatgtttgGAATACATAAACCCAGAGGACTTCATGTTCATCTGGCTCAGTTTAATCTTCCTGACACACccaaaatacatgcacacagacactaaGGAGAGGCACACACTCCTGTCATCAGGAATGTGATTTGCGCACCTTGGAGGAAATTCACAGAATGATCAACACCACTGAGGAAAGTAGCAGAAAGTCCTGCATGCAGTTTATTGCGACATGGTTTCTCCAGTGACAGTTAAAGGGTGACACCTCTGGATCTTGCATATTGATTCTTGCATTCATTCCAACATACAGTTCAGCAGTTTCCCCAAATGATCTCAGCACAAGTATCAGCCTCGTCctgctgagtgtgtttacatgcatcaGTTTGTTTCACATAGCTCATAGCTCTTGTTTATTCTCGATATGCTGCTGATCTAGAAATATCTCGTCTTCTGTATACACCCAAGTTAAAAGAGTATTTTGAAAGATCAGATCTGAAGTGCACATGCCTCAGAAGTCTGGCTCTCTTTTTACTGTTTCCCAAAACTGAGAAGAATTTACTGGAACAGGACATCTGCATGCGCCCATCCAAAAATGAAATCTGGTACATTCAGTTGTGGTAAATTATGGTGGCTGCAAGCATGTAAACGCACTCGCTGTAGGATTAAGTTGATTAGAGTGCTGTGATTCTTCTTCAAGTCAAACTCTGAGTTAATTTTAATCACAACCTGCAGGAAACTAACAGCTTTCTGACAGCAGATATCCTGAGAGGAACAGGTCGGGTGATcgtgtgtctgtgcaggtttctcctgtgtgtgttacacCACTCTCCTACTATTACACCTTTAAACTCTGCACAGTACGTGTACAATGCATATCATGCAAcctgcgtgtatgtgtgtggacaCCTGTGCGCCCTACTAAGTGAACATCTGGCTGGACTGCTGTGTGACACGGATGAAGGTGGTTCTCCTGCTCAGCTCTTTGAGCTTGGCGGCGCCCACGTAGGTGCAGGTGGAGCGGAGGCCCCCCAACACATCACGGATGGTGTtctccacgtctcctctataGGGAACCTCCACTGTCCTCCCCTCAGACGCcctgagagcagaggagagaggagcaagCAGGaacaaggacattttttttgttaaaacagaaatcattttcattgaCAAAAGTCACACTATGAGCATATTCACCTCTTACACCTGTAAGACATGTATGGAAAGCTAAATATTCTAGCTCCCATAAACACATGACCACGGTGTAAAAGTTCAAAGTGGATTTATTAATATGTCATTATTTTACAATGAGTATTGtgccatttccttttttaaaaaggcctAATTTTGGTATCCAGCACTTTGTGGTGTTATTATGGCACGTCTATCAGCCAATGACTATAATTCTTTGTGTACAGGTTTTGAGCGTCTACTTCTGCAGcacaagagaaaaaacacatcagttatTAAACTGAATACATATCAAAAGTTAAATCAAGGAGAACAGGAGTCCTTAGAAGCCTCTTCATTTCTGAACCCAGTAATTATTATGCATCTCCTGATATTAGTGTCTCACCTATACTCAGCAACTCCACCCACATATTTCTTCATGGCGGTGTCAGAGCTCATGCCGTAGAAGAGTTTGTATTTCTTCCCGTTCTTCTCAATGACCTCCCCGGAGCACTGGTCGTGGCCTGCAAGCATTCCTCCCATCATTACAAAGTCGGCCCCCGCACCTGAGGAGCAAAGGCAGAGACGTACAGtacaacacagtcacacatcaCCAAGAATGTTGTGACTAATCAAAGCGAACAACAATAGTACTcatagtaatagtagtaataatactCACCAAAGGCCTTAGCTACGTCTCCCGGGCAACTGCAGCCACCGTCCTGAGCAGAGAAAAAATAGACGTCAGTCATATGGCTTGAATCGAATCACAAAGGTTTTCTTATTGTTCTAACAGGCTTGGAAGACTGAGGATGCCCTCTACTGGCTGCAATCCAGTATTCATCATAACATTAGATACCATGAGAACATTTATGCAACAGCATAACTGAGGCAGTAACTCCTCTCCACCAGCAGAATGAGACTGCTTTGACAAGTACAGTAGTGCTTAATATAAACTCTACATAACACTAACTTCACTAACTTTGGCTGTCCCTTGTTATTTTTTCGTACTGTGATGTGGGACTTACAGAGATAATGTGTCCTTTGAGTCCGTGGGCTGAGTCTGCACACTCTATCACAGCGCTGAGTTGTGGGTAGCCCACTCCTGTCTTGATCCTTGTCGTGCACACAGACCCTGCAGCACACGAGGTTCACAGAAGACTCATTAGAGAAGTCAACCTTCATGTAACTCTCCCCGCCTGTGTATAATTGCCGCTGCTGTAGCTACAGGAACCTGTTGTCAGTTCAGGTGGTAACTCTACAGGCAACCTTGCAGTTGTAACTCAAATCCTGTAAGTGGACAATGCAGCACTGGTTCTATATATGAAGGACACATACACAACGCTCATATAGTAAGAGGCAGTGTATACAGTAAAAGCTACATGTCAAACCTAGCTGTTTAAGCTACTAAAACAgcatgtctctgtctttctggtTTGTATGTGAGGCCTGTGCAGGTTTGTCTTTACTCAGTGGGAGCACGCTCTTCAGACTATTAGCAGACACATTCAGACAGTCGTACCCACCCACCTGGCCCGATGCCCACTTTGATGATGTCAGCACCGGAGAGGATGAGCTCCTCCACCATCTCCCCTGTTACCACGTTACCAGCCTGCAAGGCAGACCGCATTAAGACACAATCTCACGGCACATCCCATAACTGCCTGCAAAGGGAGTGAACCATCTCTCTTACCATGATGGTGTGTTTGGGGAACTTTCCTCTGACCGTCTTGACAAACTCCACAAAGTACTCAGAGTAGCCGTTGGCCACGTCCAGACAGATGTACTTGAGGGCAGGGACGGCCTCCAAGATGGCACACAGCTTCTCCAGATCAGCAATGCCGCTGCCTGAGCTGGCAGCTACATGCTATGGAGAAAAGCCACAATGGCCTTTTAGGAGGAGACCCTtatacataaatgtgtgtatttatgtttgtgttgctaATGAGTAACAACCTACTtcaaaaaaaaggcaaacattgACGATGTTACCTCTAAGCAGTCTGGATGAGTAGCAGCAAAGTTTTTCCAGTCTTCTACAGAGTAGTGTTTATGAATGGCTGTGAAGAGGGTGTgctagaaagaaagaaagaaaaaaagaaagaaagacctATTTTTGACTCTATTTGTTCCTATTACTCATCGTGGTTTCTCTAGTCTTGTTTCAAACACAAAAGGCCATTTACATGCAAGAAAACAATATGTTGTCGAAATCAATCAGTTCATAACTTTTGATATAAAGATTACAGACACTCAAGATCCCACAAACTAGCAGATGTCTTACTGCTTCTAGGACAAGGTtgtgaattcatgtttttcaaGGCTCCCTACAACatcttgatttttgttttgtgattctATGTCAAAGAAATCTCAGCGGAAGGACGCATAGaatgtctttgttgtttctttttgtttcttatgCTCTTTAACTATGTCATATACTTCCTGTGTGCCtacacagagacaaatacacaaacacaatgatgCTGTCATTTATTGTTCAACCACTCACTTTGCTGAGGACCCGTGCCATCTCAAACGTCCCTGTGGTGTCCATGTTGGCAGCGATGATGGGGATGCCAGTGTAGGTCTGTTTGGAGTTGCGGAATGTGAAGGTCCTCTGAAGGTCCACCTGAGGGGAGGGGGCACACGATTACCTCTGGAGGCTGTGTTTCGTGAACATTAGTCAGTGTTTTATGTGACTGATGAATCACATTTTTCTATAACGCTGACTGAGGGGCACTGCAGATTTTCTTGAAAATGGGAGCAGCTCATGTGGCTCATGTTCTGAGTCTGTGTGGTCCTAATGGGGGTGCACTGAATCATTTAGATCCAGTGGTTAGCTAAGCCAGTGCTGCTGTAATGTGATAAGCTACATGAAGCAAGCAGGGCCCATTGTGACACACTAGCTGCTCCCTTTACTGGAAGTATTTATCTGCACTGATGATGCAAGTCATAGCTATGATGCCTTTCAAAAAGATCTGCTATAAATAAACCTTATTCCACTGAGTTAACATGACTGGACTGTTAGCTGCTCGAGTTTACACATAACGTTACCTGTGGTATGAAGTCACAGCGCTAACACAGAAGGAgtaacacattcttcttctcacaaatgaaaagtttaattcataagcaataaaacgcTCCTTTGCTCTATTCAATACGttcaggggttttgctgctacagccttacttggcCTGGTAGCTTATGGtggttaatgttagctaatgttagcaactTAAGTTAAACTTTGCTGAGTCAGTACATTGACTTTGTGACTATTttctacttgtgctactgttcaACAACATTTTAGCATTAACCATTATCTTGTAAATGTCACTTGTAGCAGAAGTAGATGGTAGAGAAAGTATATCGTATTAACATGCTCGTAACTCAGTATGTTAAGTTATTATGCCTTATTGGAAACGTATATTGGCTACAAGGAAGATAAGATGAATGATAGATTGATATAAAGAGGCTTATAATGGAAAGTGAAACTTGTTAAGAgtttaaaacaaattttaaGCCTTAAAAATGATTCCATTCACTTAAATCCAACAGTTTCACAGTGCTGAATGCCTTTGTTGAGCAGAGCCAAGACATTTATTATGCAAAACTACTGCAGCTGTGGAAATAGGCAAACAGTAAAGTGTGCCATAGTCTTCACGGTGGAACAATTTTCAGAGCCACAGCAAAAAATGAGGCTACAACTCGTAatggtgggaggaagaggaaagcgGTGAAATATGTATGAGCGTCCAGTCGTGCGTATCCATCGTCTTGCAAGTCAATATAGGCCTGACTCAGCAGGATTTTCCAGTCTAGTCACTGGTAAATCATGACCAAGTATGACACATGGATCCGGTGGCCTCGCTTATAAAGCGTTTTATGCTTTTATGCATAGCGACTTATGCTATGAATTGGGCTATTTAAATAACAgaagcacaaaaaacaaatggctTTCTCCAGTGTCACATATTTACTGTAGATAAAATCTGTATAATCTTTGCAGTTTCTGCATTAAATCACAAATCCCCACATGAAATACATGAATTCTCTTTTATAGAGAGGTTTCTGGGGTTCGATTCTCAAAACATCTGGCTAAGCTGATACAGATGTGTAGCCACACAATTTGAAGGACCTTAATACAgtacatttcctgtcatctgcTATTTATTGCCATGTTGCTGGTGTTTTTGTTGACTCCAATGGTGCAGTCAAAATTCACATCAGGCATGCAAGCATCTGCAAAAAAAGTTAAAGTCCAGACACGTTCCTGCTCAGTGGTGGTGCATCAGTGCTTGATTACCAAATAGCTCACCATGCAGTCTCTTGTTCTGAAAGCAGTTTATCCTCCATGATGTTCATATACCCTCCCCTCCTCTATAAACAACTTTGTGGGTgtctggttagcttagctttggcAGGTGGATTTCTGCTCCTGCTAAATGCAGCAATGATTCAAACAAGAGCAGTCAGAATGTCAACAGATGGATGCTTTCGGAGTGCTAATGCATCAGATTTGGCTGCAGTATATTGGCTGCAATGGAGTCATGTCGTGTAAAATAATACATCTAAAATCAGATCAGTTATTTTAggtgttttctttattatttagttaATGTAGGAAAAGAGGATTTGATGGAATGTCAAGAAGGAGGTGATATTTTTAGTGTAGTTTATAATACACTCAGTGCATGCTTAAGTACTGGCTGTTCACAGTGCTGTTAtctgtgtctatatatatacatataatgttATCCTGATATCTCTTGCATATGGAATGTGCTCTGGTTgactgtaacacacagtacTATTTTTAAACAGGTTTTCTGAGAAGTCTCCTGTGTCTCGTGTTGCTTGCCACCTGTCAGAAGCCAACTCCTGCCCACTTCCACCTTCCACCAGTATCATGATCTTGGGTCGGTACCAGTCCCCGATCTAGTGACACATAGCTGTGTTGAGGAAGTTGTGAAGATAAAACAAcaaggagacaaggaggagagGTTGTGTTGTCGTAGAGAGCCAAATCAGTGGCTGCTAGATACACTGTGGCCTGTTCATAATGACACATCTCGTCTGATCaaaatcttctttttcttttgtatacCTCTgactctcctctttttcttttgttgtgttctcTGTTTGTAGACAGTTATTGTTAATGGCCTCTGTCTGGCACAGGCTGGCCTTGTTTCTGTCACCTTTAAGAAGGTCACTTCGCTGTTACCTGCTCATTCAGGGTAGCTGCTCACCAAAGTACAAAGGCAGTGTACCCTTCCTGGCttacacaaaacaagacaacaaggaGAGGCTCAAATATAGAATTACACTGAGCGGGCACTTTTCAGCTTCAGGGGGGTTAATTCAATTGCtctgtaaataaatatgtgtatgGGCCTTCTAACCCTGTTTGCTATCCTGTTTGCTGCCATCCACCCTCATGTATAAATAGTTAACACATCTCTGTTGCATCACCCACCATAGAggtgtaagtgtaagtgtacTTCCTGAATGTAACAGACGTATCCTGCCCTGATGGTTGATTGAACTGTGGCTGTAATATATTATCAGAGTACAACTAACTAACAGTACCAACCTCAGAGCGACTCTTCAGGCTGCTCCTTTTGGGTCTGAAGAGGACATCCTTAAAGTCCAGCTTGAGGTCTACGTCCACGCGAGGCATCTTGTACGCCCAGAATACTGATGAccaggatgaggatgatgagcaCGCGGAGGAGAATCCCCT contains:
- the gmpr gene encoding GMP reductase 1 isoform X2, with product MPRVDVDLKLDFKDVLFRPKRSSLKSRSEVDLQRTFTFRNSKQTYTGIPIIAANMDTTGTFEMARVLSKHVAASSGSGIADLEKLCAILEAVPALKYICLDVANGYSEYFVEFVKTVRGKFPKHTIMAGNVVTGEMVEELILSGADIIKVGIGPGSVCTTRIKTGVGYPQLSAVIECADSAHGLKGHIISDGGCSCPGDVAKAFGAGADFVMMGGMLAGHDQCSGEVIEKNGKKYKLFYGMSSDTAMKKYVGGVAEYRASEGRTVEVPYRGDVENTIRDVLGGLRSTCTYVGAAKLKELSRRTTFIRVTQQSSQMFT
- the gmpr gene encoding GMP reductase 1 isoform X1; this translates as MPRVDVDLKLDFKDVLFRPKRSSLKSRSEVDLQRTFTFRNSKQTYTGIPIIAANMDTTGTFEMARVLSKHTLFTAIHKHYSVEDWKNFAATHPDCLEHVAASSGSGIADLEKLCAILEAVPALKYICLDVANGYSEYFVEFVKTVRGKFPKHTIMAGNVVTGEMVEELILSGADIIKVGIGPGSVCTTRIKTGVGYPQLSAVIECADSAHGLKGHIISDGGCSCPGDVAKAFGAGADFVMMGGMLAGHDQCSGEVIEKNGKKYKLFYGMSSDTAMKKYVGGVAEYRASEGRTVEVPYRGDVENTIRDVLGGLRSTCTYVGAAKLKELSRRTTFIRVTQQSSQMFT